In Halobaculum limi, one DNA window encodes the following:
- a CDS encoding succinylglutamate desuccinylase/aspartoacylase family protein has translation MPGDSAPSNGLGDDTNATEPTDDSPGPTPFRYQAEVDPGETRHFRHEVGETYLGDSVEIPVTVINGEHDGPTVFLTAAIHGDELNGVKVLQEVADGYAPAQIHGTLVCLHVCNVPGYLAQQRYLPIYDQDLNRSFPGKPRSNTAERMANAIYETFIKQCDLGLDFHTSTRGRTTMYHVRADMNRPEVARLARAFGSNVVLSGEADGGSLRSVASTAGIPTITIEMGRAHRFQPELIERGLEGVESVLAEFDVLPNRSVIYPGWRRIVDAANDKTWLRADTGGLVDMEYDAPLVYEGDTVCTITDHFKTRERAIRAPFTGLVVGALQNPVAAPGHPLCHLVSVDEETAAEIQREIDSGEFSERPWA, from the coding sequence ATGCCCGGCGACAGCGCCCCCTCGAACGGCCTCGGCGACGACACGAACGCGACAGAACCGACGGACGACAGCCCCGGCCCGACGCCGTTTCGCTACCAAGCGGAGGTCGACCCCGGCGAGACACGCCACTTCCGCCACGAGGTCGGCGAGACGTACCTGGGCGACTCCGTCGAGATACCCGTCACCGTGATCAACGGCGAACACGACGGCCCGACGGTGTTTCTGACGGCGGCCATCCACGGCGACGAACTCAACGGGGTGAAGGTGTTGCAGGAGGTAGCCGACGGCTACGCCCCCGCACAGATCCACGGGACGCTCGTGTGTCTCCACGTCTGCAACGTCCCTGGCTACCTCGCCCAACAGCGGTATCTCCCCATCTACGATCAGGACCTCAATCGCTCGTTCCCCGGAAAGCCGCGGTCGAACACGGCCGAGCGGATGGCCAACGCCATCTACGAGACGTTCATCAAGCAGTGCGACCTGGGACTGGACTTCCACACGTCCACGCGCGGGCGAACGACGATGTATCACGTTCGCGCCGATATGAACCGCCCCGAAGTCGCTCGCCTCGCGCGGGCGTTCGGGAGCAACGTCGTCCTCTCAGGAGAGGCCGACGGCGGGAGCCTGCGCAGCGTCGCCTCCACCGCCGGAATCCCGACCATCACCATCGAGATGGGTCGGGCCCACCGCTTCCAGCCGGAACTGATCGAGCGCGGACTCGAGGGCGTCGAGAGCGTCCTCGCCGAGTTCGACGTGCTCCCCAACAGGTCGGTCATCTATCCCGGGTGGCGCCGCATCGTCGACGCCGCGAACGACAAGACGTGGCTCCGCGCGGACACCGGGGGACTCGTCGATATGGAGTACGACGCGCCGCTGGTGTACGAGGGCGACACGGTCTGCACCATCACCGACCACTTCAAGACGCGCGAACGGGCGATCCGCGCACCGTTCACCGGCCTCGTCGTCGGCGCGTTGCAGAACCCCGTCGCCGCGCCCGGCCACCCGCTGTGTCACCTCGTGAGCGTCGACGAGGAGACGGCCGCCGAGATTCAGCGAGAGATCGACAGCGGGGAGTTTTCGGAGCGACCGTGGGCGTAG
- a CDS encoding NADH:flavin oxidoreductase: protein MPHLTDSLDVGGVTLPNRLYRAPLLEHAGNGPDAVDTLIADLEPAAAAGAGLVCQGATIVRGEGGCAAPGMTRVHDPEFVADLSRLTDAIHDHGGRIAIQLEHGGLRSMETWHAGYRDRNPDVRQLAVSDPPRPLRLLDRLGFLAYDAHVLSTAECHELAADFGRAAAAAVDAGYDLIHVAGANMGIVHQFASPFYNRRDDEFGDPARFFEVLLAAIRDRTGDIPVMTKVPAETEAPPGIGAALSAADCVRLCQRLEAAGYDALVPVNGSVFWDMSIIRGAFPGRSWRDERFREGYVDAFGSRPRAALVAAANWAESLVYTRETAWNADLCQRVRNRVDVPVFCEGGIRDRPTIEGLLGEEDDHGRAVATDAAADAVGMARPFYAEPGLPARLLAEADARVVCEDCNNCVVPQAAGESGVCRTPSVLERAGELRKAGAYERGE from the coding sequence GTGCCGCACCTCACCGACTCCCTCGACGTCGGGGGCGTCACGCTCCCCAACCGTCTCTATCGCGCTCCCCTCCTCGAACACGCGGGCAACGGCCCCGACGCGGTCGACACGTTGATCGCGGATCTGGAACCCGCCGCGGCCGCCGGTGCGGGACTCGTCTGTCAGGGCGCAACCATCGTCCGTGGCGAGGGCGGGTGTGCAGCGCCGGGGATGACTCGCGTCCACGACCCCGAGTTCGTCGCCGACCTCTCGCGTCTCACGGACGCGATCCACGACCACGGCGGTCGGATCGCGATCCAGTTGGAACACGGCGGTCTGCGCTCGATGGAGACGTGGCACGCGGGCTACCGTGACCGAAATCCCGACGTGCGGCAACTCGCGGTGTCGGACCCGCCGCGACCGTTGCGCCTACTCGACCGCCTCGGCTTCCTCGCGTACGACGCGCACGTCCTCTCGACGGCGGAGTGTCACGAACTCGCCGCCGACTTCGGGCGGGCGGCGGCCGCCGCCGTCGACGCCGGGTACGACCTGATCCACGTCGCGGGCGCGAATATGGGCATCGTCCACCAGTTCGCCTCTCCGTTCTACAACCGCCGTGACGACGAGTTCGGCGACCCTGCGCGTTTCTTCGAGGTACTCCTCGCGGCTATCCGCGATCGCACGGGCGACATTCCGGTGATGACGAAAGTGCCCGCCGAGACGGAGGCTCCACCGGGAATCGGGGCGGCGCTATCGGCCGCCGACTGTGTTCGCCTGTGCCAACGACTGGAGGCGGCGGGCTACGACGCCCTCGTCCCGGTGAACGGCTCCGTCTTCTGGGACATGAGCATCATCCGCGGGGCGTTCCCCGGTCGCTCGTGGCGCGACGAACGCTTCCGCGAGGGGTACGTCGACGCCTTCGGGTCGCGCCCGCGGGCGGCGCTCGTCGCCGCCGCAAACTGGGCCGAGTCACTCGTCTACACGCGGGAGACGGCGTGGAACGCCGACCTCTGTCAGCGCGTTCGAAACCGAGTCGACGTGCCCGTGTTCTGCGAGGGCGGGATCCGCGACCGACCGACTATCGAGGGGCTTCTCGGTGAGGAGGACGACCACGGCCGCGCCGTCGCAACCGACGCCGCGGCCGACGCCGTCGGGATGGCGCGGCCGTTCTACGCCGAACCGGGCCTCCCGGCGCGACTGCTGGCCGAGGCAGACGCACGCGTCGTCTGTGAAGACTGCAACAACTGCGTCGTCCCGCAGGCGGCCGGCGAATCTGGCGTCTGCCGCACCCCGAGCGTCCTCGAACGGGCGGGCGAACTGCGAAAGGCGGGCGCGTACGAGCGAGGAGAGTGA